The nucleotide window tagtaataacctatttgggaaaagaatctaaaaagagtggatgtatatgtgtaactgaatcccTTACTGTAAACCCTAAAACTAGCGCAatgttgtaaatcagctatgctctaatagaaaataaaaactatatttcaaaaagacactaaaaataaaataaaatgggtgatttgcattttttattcCTAACTACAAAATTAAGATATGATCAAGTGCAGGGAAACATAGAAGAAAAGGCttaagattttaaatgtttatgaaaataaagtGTATGCACGGAAATAATGCAAACAATACAGAACTACAAACACGGAAAATGAAAGTTCCCTGATAGCCTTCCTGGAACCAACCAGAGCAAATGGTTTAGTGGAcagttttccagatttttctctgtatatgtgtaaccaaatatatatatatatttatgtggtttagtcgctaagtcatctccaactcttgtgacaccatggcctgtagcccatgaggttcctctgcccatgagatttctttcccaggacaagaatactggagtgggttgccatttccttctccaggggatcttccagactcagggattgaacccaggtctcctgcattacaggcagattctttaccaactgagccaccagggagggtaTACATTTGTGCGGTATGGGGAGTTTTACAAAAATCTGATCATGatttaatactttattttgggagttcactttcttttttctcataacTATATCTTGGACATCCTTCCATGCTACTTCTTTATAGACAAACTGTATACTACATAACTGCTACACAAGGCTTCACTGAGTAGGTATGATTGCAGGTGAATACTTTCACCTTAAATTTATCTAATAGCATTTTAGTCACACCAAAAGGCAATTTCAGGGGCTTCAATGTCATCGTACTCTCATTGCACAAATACAGTGTTTGCCCTTtattcctgcctgcctgcctttgtCCATCTGCACACACTTCTCATCACTTGTTCATTTAACCCAGAACTTCCCATGGAATCCCTGCTACCGAGGGCTGCTGGGGGTTGCCAGGCCCTATGAAATGGGCATGACTAAACAGCAGATGTGTCAAGACAACCTGTCATTGCAAAACCCTCTGGTCGCTTTGTCATTTACAGTTAAATGTAAGTAGGCCTTTTGTACACATTTTAAATACCTTCCTGAAAAAGCAAAAGGCTTTCATTTCTGTCAGATACTTTTATAAAGGGCAGAATTCCCTTTCCCTGTCCTGGGTCTGTTTTGTCACAGCATCTgggaatcccaggggcagggtgtGGAGGGCTCTGCTGGGTGTGGTGTCCGTTGGTTTGTGACAGCATTTAGCCAACTGGTAACTTTACTTCAGGGCTtcttggtggctcactggtaaagattttgcctgcaaatgcaggagacataaattcagtccctggattgggaagatcccctggagaagggcatgacaacccactccagtattcttgcctggagaatggactccatggacagaggagcctggtggggtacagtccatggggctgcaaagcgttggacacgattgagaaaCTAAACATTACCTCACTGTGCTCTCAATTCCTCTGGGGCCCGACAGGAAGTGGACTGTTTTTTCCTGCAGGTCATCCGGGATACTGCTACCCTACAAGACTTGTCAGGTGTAGATGCTACAAACACatcactatttaaaaatacagatgggGTGAAGAATTGGAAGACTGGGATCAACACACATATGctactgatactatgtataaaatagataactgctGAGAacctactgaacagcacaggaaactctgctcagtgctctgtggtgacctagatgggaaagAAATCCCCAAAGAAggtgatatatgtacacatagctgattcactttgctgtgcagtagaaacgaacacagtattataaagcacCTATGTTGTTGTTTGCTCACTaagctgtgcctgactctctgtgaccccatgggctgccagGCTGCCAGCCTGGCAGaggagctgccaggctcctctgtccatgggatttcccagaacaagaatactggagtggtttgccattcccttctccagggaatctgcccaacccagagatcaaacctgtgtctcctccctccagCCTACTCCGCCCTCAACATCTCCTCTGTGCGGacccgccgccgccgcagccgcccAGGCCTCCGGACCGGGAGGACCCCCGACTCGGCTGTGACTCGGCGCCCGGACCGCCGCGTCCTCCTGCCTCTTTTGGATCGGTAGAAGAACAGTCAAGATCATGAGTTTAGATGACCAAGATGGATATTCGGGGCGCTGTGGATGCTGCTGTTCCCAACAACATCATTGCCGCCAAGGCTGCGGAAGTCCGTGCGAACAAAGTGAACTGGCAGTCCTACCTGCAGGGGCAGATGATTTCTTCTGAAGACTGCGAGTTCATTCAAAGATTTGAGATGAAAAGAAGTCctgaggagaagcaggagatgctTCAGACTGAAGGCAGTCAGTGTGCTAAGACATTTATAAATCGGATGACTCATATTTCCAAAGAGCAGACCAGTTCAGTACATACTCACCCTGGTGGATGATACACTGCAGGAAAATCACCAGCGTGTTAGCATtttctttgactatgctaaacGTAGCAAGAACACTGCCTGGTCCTACTTCCTGCCGATGCTGAATCGCCAGGATCTCTTTACTGTTCATATGGCAGCAAGAATTATTGCCAAGTTAGCAGCTTGGGGAAAAGAACTGATGAAAGGCAGCGACTTGAATTACTATTTCAATTGGATAAAGACTCAACTGAGTTCACAGAAACTGCGTGGTAGCGGTATCGCTGTTGAAACAGAAACAGTCTCTTCAAGCGATAGTTCCCAGTATGTGCAGTGCGTGGCCGGGTGTCTGCAGCTGATGCTCTGAGTCAATGAGTACCGCTTCGCCTGGGTGGAGGCAGACGGGGTGAACTGCATCATGGGCGTTCTGAGTAACAAGTGTGGCTTTCAGCTCCAGTATCAGATGATCTTTTCCGTGTGGCTCCTGGCTTTCAGCCCACAGATGTGTGAACACCTGAGGCGCTACAACATCATCCCTGTCCTGTCCGACATCCTGCAGGAGTCGGTCAAAGAGAAGGTGACGAGGATCATCCTCGCAGCATTCCGTAACTTCTTAGAAAAGTCAGTTGAACGAGAAACTCGCCAAGAGTATGCCCTGGCGATGATTCAGTGCAAAGTCCTGAAACAGCTGGAGAACTTGGAGCAGCAGAAGTACGACGACGAAGACATCAGTGAGGATATAAAGTTCCTCTTGGAGAAACTCGGTGAAAGTGTCCAGGATCTCAGCTCATTTGATGAGTACAGTTCAGAACTAAAGTCTGGGAGGTTGGAGTGTAGTCCTGTGCACAAATCTGAGAAATTTTGGAGAGAGAATGCTGCGAGgttaaatgaaaagaatgatgagCTCTTGAAAATTTTGACCGAACTTCTGGAGGTGTCTGACGATCCCCAAGTCTTAGCTGTTGCCGCCCATGACGCTGGGGAGTATGTGCGCCATTACCCACGAGGCAAGCGGGTCATGGAACAGCTGGGTGGGAAGCAGCGCGTGATGAACCACGAGGACCAGCAGGTGCGCTACAACGCCCTCCTGGCTGTACAGAAGCTCACGGTGCACAACTGGGAATATCTTGGTAAACAACTCCAGTCTGAACAGCCGCAGACTGCAGCTGCCCGGAGCTGAATGGgctctcagggcttcccttggaTCTCCAGCCGCCCCCTCACCTGGGATAGAAGACCTGGAGTGGGTCTCAGTAACTGCGGTCAAGCTCAAACCATTCCTCATTTATGTGTCATTTTCTTCTGTTGTGTAGCTTTTCCCAATGCTGATTTCCCATTAATTTGTCTTAAAGTAGGTGCTTTCTGTATCTAAGGAAAATATTACTGTTACATATACTGCTCGTAATTTCTTTACTTATTGTTCTCTGGAATGAATATAGGGTTATTAAAACATTCTCActccaaatacattttttctctttccttgttcCTGACTTGAACTGTAACAAAAGTACCTTTTGTCCCAACTGAATTGGGAGAATTGTATTTGCAGAGTAGTGAatggtaaataaatgttttgaattcaaaacaaacaaacaaacaaaaaaacctgtgtctcctgcattggcaggcagattcttgcctgctgaggcatcagggaagcccccaaagcaattataccccagtaaaaattaatttaaaaaataagtaaataaaaataaagatagaatCAGGAACTTGGAGTATTATGAGAGCAGAGATGTGAAACTCCTAGCAGGTAataagtttcattcttttgtgggAAAGTATGTGTCCTATGTTAAGGAATTAAATAgtttatatatttagaaaactcAAGAACAGATTGATAAAAGAAATGTTCATCTGCTGGGGTatggggaagtcattctggcttatcCCTGAATTAACTCAAATTTTATGCTAACTAAAATAGCCTGCGTATGGCCTATCAAACAtacattgtacatctgctttagttattaaagaaaagaacGCACTGATCAGAAGTAAAGACAACccatgataaaaataaagattaaatgccCATCTTCCTGGGACTAATGCTGGCCCTTCTTTGATGCTACGACTCCCTTCTCCGGTGCCACAGCTATTCCGACTCGCTGAGTACCTGCtggtctgttctttttttttttttctgaaacctcCTCCCCGTAGAAAATACACACCCAAATACCTCCCATCTCTCTGCAAACACACTGTTGCTACtgcaaaaatctcatttttacTCTGTTGAGATATTATGTCATTTAGGAGGGTCATTTCTCATTATATGACATTACATGTCACTTAATGATGTTATATGTCATTTCTTCAATAACTGGTTTATAGTAGCAGGCAGTTTATTAACATTAAATTTAGACCCAGCAGATCTGAGCGAGGGGGTGTGGAGGCAGCAAGGCAGGAGGGAATGAAGAGCCCTCTGGTCAATCTCCCTGTGTCCAGACACAGGTTGCTGGCCAAAGGAGGCCCCACTGGTCCTTCTTAGAACCCTTCACCGAGCCTTCATCATCCTTTGTGACTCCCGGGCCATGGTCCTCCACTTCGTCTCCATCTGTGACGGCAATGGCTCCTGGCTGATGACCTCTTCAGACTGTGGTACTTCTGCACTGGCTCCAACCAGACTGGGCTGCATTTCCTCTGAGACTCAAGTCAGGCCCATGTGCCCAGGCTGGCCACAGGCATGCTGGTGGCCTGCAGCGTGGCCACCTTGGCAGTGGTGGTCATCATCACTATGAGGAGCCTGGAGCTCCTCATAGTGTCCCAGTTGTGcagggacccccccccccaccaaactCACAGCACAAGTGGGCCGTGGGCTCCGCCCTCTTGCTCGTCTCATTTGCCCTCTTCTTCGTGGGGCTCCTGAGTTTCCTGACCTTCTCAGGAGCAGGGTCATACTCATGGGCCTCACCCTGATGTTCTGGAGTGACTCCAtggcctccttcctcctcttcctgaaCCCTTGCATGTCAATAGTATCACCCACATCAACAGCATCATGCATCCCTGGGGCCTGCCTGCAAAACTTTAGGGTCCCCTCCAAGGACATCAAGTTCTACCAGAAAGTGTGGTCAAAATGAGACTTTTCCAgactttcctgctggtccaggggttaagactctttgtgctttcaatgcagggggcatgggtttcaATCTGTGAttggggaacttagatcccacatgccacatggtgcaggAAAAAAGATTAGACTTTGCCAACATGTGACATTCAAATTGCTGCCTCTTGGCCTTGGGGTGGTTGGGCCAGTGGCCCAGGGGCCTTTGTAGTTGGTCTGCAGCCCAGAGGTTAGGTGGTGCCTCCAGCAGCACCAGCTTAGTCATGGCCGTGTTACTAGGGTGttgattttacaaaaataaacatatattaaaatctaaaaaataaataaatttaaagtatgaagcctttgattgtatagatcacaacaaactgtggaaaattattcaagagataggaatgccagaccacctgacttccctcctgagaaatctgtatgcaggtcaagaagcaacagttagaactggacatggaacaacagactggttccaaatcaggaaaggagtatgtcaaggctatatatcatcatcctgcttatttaacttatatgtagagtacatcattcgaaatgccaggctggatgaagcacaagctggaatcaagattgctaggagaaatatcaataacctcagatacccagatgacatcacccttatggcagaaagcaaagaggaactaaagagcctcctgatgaaagttaaagagaagagtgaaaaagttggcttgaaactcaacattcaaaatactgagatcatggcatccagtcccatcacttcatggcaaatacatggggaaacaatggaaacagtgagagactttattttgggggcctccaaaatcactgcggatggtgactgcagccatgaaattaaaagacacttactccttggaagaaaagctatgaccaacctagacagcatattaaaaagcagatgttactttaccaacaaaagtccatctagtcaaagctatggtttttctggtatagtttatatatagtttttcttggactataaataaagctgagcagcaaagaattgatgcttttgaactgtggtgttggagaagactctttagagtctcctggacagcaaggagatccaaccagtccatcctaaagtccatcccgaatattcattggagctgaaactccaatactttggccacctgatgtgaagaactgactcattggaaaagacccgatgttgggaaagattgaaggcgggaggagaaggggatgacagagaatgaggtggttggatgacatcaacaactcgatggacatgagtttgagtaagttcctggagttggtgatggacagggaggcctggcatgctgcagtccatggggttgcaaagagtcagacacaactgagtggctgtactgaactgaactgatgaatccTATCCTGCCACTAACCAGGTGTTTATCTTGGCCAAATACCAACCTCCCTGAGTCTATTTCCTTATTGGTACAGCAGACCTAGTAATTCCTCTGTTATGTAGTGATTATGAGGGCTAAATGAATCCGCTTATGGTGAGTACTGGCCAGTGCCCGGCCAAAGCAGAAGCACAAAGCAGTGGCTTGAATCTTTGTCAGACACCTTGAAAGAACGGGCAGGTGGAAGAGGATTCATGGGGAAGAGAAGCAGGGGTCTGCTATTAATTAAAGGAAAGATCTGCTTGGCATGGGAGCTTCTCCAATGGTTCAGCgggaaaagaatctgcatgcaatgcaggagacacaggagatgtgggttcaattcctgggtcgggaagatcccctggagcagtaaatggcaacccagtccagtattcttgcctggagaaacccatggacagaggagcctggcaggctgcagtccatggggtcacaaagagtcagacacgactgagcacatggcaCTGCTTGGCCTCAGAAAGGGCCCTCAATGGGTAGGAAAGCCTAAGACAAGGGGAAATGGGGGGGTGCAGATGCCTTACCTTTTGTAAGTGGTCTGAATCTTCATGGAGCACACCTGCGTTAACTCCTGGGCCACACCTGCCATCAAGTTCTGCTTGATTCCATCGTCAGGGTCATCCAGGGAGCAGCCCctcgcctcccccatccccaccctgcaCAGTGCTCAGCCCAGACCTGAAGGACAGGACTGCCCAGGGACCCTCAGACACAAAATGAGGTGCTCTGTTCAATGGATAGAAACCTCGTGCCTTATAGGGTGGCAGTTCACCCCCAGAGGAGAATGTACTTTGTACACTCTACTTCACCCATACAAGGGCGGCTTTGTCCTGCCCAGGAATCGCACTGCCTCCCCTGATGCTGTGCAACCTCCCTGATGGGGCAGGGGACGTGGGGTCCTTGGAGCACAGCCCCACCTCCTGCCTCCAGACAAGCAAGCTCTAAACAACTCCAGCAGCATGGCTGGCCCTGCAGTGAAGGCCTGTCTGCCTGGTGAGCAGCACTAGCCTTCTTGTAAACTGGAAGGAAACGGAACCATGGGTCCCTGCACACAGCTGCGCTCGGCTCCATTGCTCAGACAAAGCATCTATCTCCCCAGAGGAAATCTGTGCCCAGACAGCTCTCCAGACCCTACCTGGCACTTAATCACCCCTCCTCCTCCGCTGGCCTGACTTCTCTATGTGTTGTTTAACTTACCTACAATTTCAtaggcatttttgttttgtttttcacagagGTGAAATTCACATTATGTGAAATTaagcatcttatttatttatatatatttatttatttggctgtgccaggtcttagttgcagcacatgggatctttagttgcagcagatgagacctagttccctgaccagggatcaaacccaggagcagaattgctgggtAATTCTGTttacattttgaggaactgccaagctgttttccacagtgggtgCACCATCTAACATTTCTGCCAGCAACGTATGAGGGCTCCTGTGTCTCCACCGCCTTTGTTTCACTTTTCAATGCGGCAACCATCCTCATGGGTGTGTTCTGGTATctcatgattttgatttgcattgccctCATgactagtgatgctgagcatcttttcatgggcttgTTAGCCccatgtatatcttctttggaagaatgtctattcaagtcctttgctcattttttaaaaactgagtcttctttttattgttgagtggAGAGAATTCTTTACACACCCTGGAGGCATTTGgatgtctttgttgctgctcttaATACATTTAAATCTCTTACCTGTTTGCCTCCTCTGCCAGGTAGAGAGAACCTGAAGAGGTTCTCTATAGGCAAGGCCTAtgccttataaaaaaaaaaaaaatcctctaattCTCAGGCCTTAAATAAGCTACCATGAACATATAACATGAGTTTATGCCTGTATATATAGAGAATGTTTCTGGAAAGATGCATAAGGAAGTTAAAAGAGGGGCGTGGAGGTCTGGAGCAGAAAGAACAGATGCTACTTTCCACTGTATGCTCAAGTCTTATAtgactattttttaaactatgcgTGTTATCTTTaaatcaaaaattaataaaaatatataccacTGGCTTTTTAAGGGTGAACTGCAGTGTAAGTGTTCTGACACCATAGAAACTCTGGCTCTAAGGTCCACACCTGAGGAGTTCTCCTGCCtaccagctgagctgcagagTTGGTCAAAGCCAGGTCCACGTGTCATAGGAAAGGAGGGACAGTCCTTATGCAACACAGGGTCCCCACATGCCTCCTACCTGGGGACTGGTGCCTGTGACCTCAATATGCACATAAAGCTATCTGACCAACATGCTCATCTTCAGAGCAGTTTTCCAGTATGCAGCTGGGTGAGCAACAGGAAGGGGGTCCCTCGCTGTGTCCATGGCCTCTTTCCACATCCCAGGCCCTGGTACTCTGCATCTTGAAGTGAACGAAGACCCCAAAGAGAAAGAGCCCTGAGAAACCCACCACCTGATAGTGCTAGGAGGACAGAGACAGagcgagaaagagagagacagagagatagagaaagaaatagaaatataaacagggagacacagagagacagttaaccatacttcaaaaaaagaaaagcttaaaacacacacatcccCTGTAGGCCAAGCACTGCCTCTCTAGTTTGCCTTAACCTTCATCATTCCCTATTTTTAATATCCCAACACACTTCACTTATTATTTGCAGCTCTACAAACTTCCACCATGTTACTCctgaaatctgaaaaacaataaaCTTGGAGATACACATCAATATCCATAAGctagaaaataatattatttttgtttcatgggaaaaaatttaacacacacacacacacaatgttaatGGGATTCCACTGCCAGCGAAATTTAACTTAACTGACAGATGGTGGTTAGAGGTGCAAGCTACCTAGACTTTCTTAGGCATgggtttcttcatccataaaatggggagcTTTCGTGGGCCCTCCCGAGTCTTTTCCCATCTGTTCTAGAAGGCAGAGACTCTATAATGTTTGAAGAAGGTGGGGCCATCAGCATCAGACACCTGAAAGCTTTATGACTGAACAGAAATGAGATAAACATGATGACAAGCTCATCTGAGTGtgaaagatggcaagaatgaaatGACTTCAGCTCAGATCCACAGATAGACACATCAACACAGACCCCTGTCCTTGTTTGGAAGCTGCTTTTATTTCCACAGAAGAGGAAAGATCCAGTTGTTTTTCGATGTGCACGCATAGCCAGTAAACCCCTGTGGCCATAAAAACCAGAGGAACCAGTGAGACCACTGTAGGCCCCATCGCTGCCAGGACGTGTGACTGGTGGTCACTTAGAACCAGCAGTGTGTGTGGAGAGGGGGAGGGGCCCAGGAAGCATCTACCATCCCCCCAGAGCATTAGCCAAGAGATAGTCCTCCCTGAATCGCAGTTTTCTCAGCTGACAAATGCCATTCAGATTCTTTCTATGATCTAAAGTGAAAatgctacattttatttttgtaaaatgataCTCTATCCCAAAgcactttaaaaaactttttatttactattattactattgtttttAGTATACTTTATGTTTTAGAGCAGtttcaggttcacagcaaaactgggtggaagaggacttccctgatggtccggtggctaagactccacactcccagtgcagggggctcaggtttgattcctggtcaggggactagatcccacatgccacagctaagacccagaacagccaaataaataaataattaatttaaaaaaattgggtgGAAGATACAGGGATTTCCCATACACCCCTCACCTCCGCCACTCTGGGCACCCTGCCCAGAATCCCTTTTGTTTGATTGTGGCATGTTTGTATGCCTGATGTGCCAGAATCAGGGCCTTTCTGACTCAACTGCCTGCCTTTGTGCAACAGAGCAGGGAGACCTCCAGCCAGCTCTGTTTTCACCCCTGCTCACAACCTGGCCTTTGAGGTTCCCCTAACTTCTTGTCTTTTCTGGAGTCTTCTAGCCTGAACGAATTTGCTTCTTAATGCCTTACCTCTGTGCAGTCTCTGACATTTCGGCTTCCTCTGGTCTGTTAAGTCAGTCAGGTTTGCCCATCTGCTTTCCATTCTTCAAAATTCCATCAGCTTCTTTCAACGGCTGATCTATTTTTGTATTCTCTTTGAACTTATGGGTTTATatccttttttattcctttaatgcCCTTTTAGCAAACTTTGAGGAAGGAATCAAATTAAAGGCATGTGTTCAATCTGTGAAATCTCATCTCAGGTTCCTCcttctattttattattctgtCCCCCACTCTGCTCCCCTGTAACAGAGAACAaacctgactccatattggatctatTCCTTTAGCTCCAGCTCTGTGCTTTGTTGCCTGAACTTAGTCATGTTGGCTCTGCATCTTTGTAAAAGAACATTGCCTGTTGTTGCtcatttgctaagtcgtgtctgactctgcaactccatggactgcagcatgccaggctcctctgtcctccactgtctcccaggatttgctcaaaattcatgtccattgagtccgtgatgctaagAGGATGTTGCCTGTAGCCAGAAATTTATAGGATAGCTCATTCTCAAGGTCCTAACATTTAAAAGTGTAACACTTTGCTTTCATAGATAAGAAGTTGCAGAACAGAcaataacatttgtcttgttggaggtttatagCAATATCGTGACCAAGACCTTacatggacagctgcaagaacaaaagA belongs to Bos indicus isolate NIAB-ARS_2022 breed Sahiwal x Tharparkar chromosome 13, NIAB-ARS_B.indTharparkar_mat_pri_1.0, whole genome shotgun sequence and includes:
- the LOC109568067 gene encoding LOW QUALITY PROTEIN: V-type proton ATPase subunit H-like (The sequence of the model RefSeq protein was modified relative to this genomic sequence to represent the inferred CDS: deleted 1 base in 1 codon; substituted 1 base at 1 genomic stop codon); the encoded protein is MTKMDIRGAVDAAVPNNIIAAKAAEVRANKVNWQSYLQGQMISSEDCEFIQRFEMKRSPEEKQEMLQTEGSQCAKTFINRMTHISKEQTVQYILTLVDDTLQENHQRVSIFFDYAKRSKNTAWSYFLPMLNRQDLFTVHMAARIIAKLAAWGKELMKGSDLNYYFNWIKTQLSSQKLRGSGIAVETETVSSSDSSQYVQCVAGCLQLMLXVNEYRFAWVEADGVNCIMGVLSNKCGFQLQYQMIFSVWLLAFSPQMCEHLRRYNIIPVLSDILQESVKEKVTRIILAAFRNFLEKSVERETRQEYALAMIQCKVLKQLENLEQQKYDDEDISEDIKFLLEKLGESVQDLSSFDEYSSELKSGRLECSPVHKSEKFWRENAARLNEKNDELLKILTELLEVSDDPQVLAVAAHDAGEYVRHYPRGKRVMEQLGGKQRVMNHEDQQVRYNALLAVQKLTVHNWEYLGKQLQSEQPQTAAARS